The sequence aggtAGAGTAGAGGCCTCCAGGGGCCTCATAGCAACTCTGTCCCTCACCCCACAGAACGGCATCGTGCCCATCGTGGAGCCTGAGATCCTCCCCGATGGGGACCATGACTTGAAGCGCTGTCAGTATGTAACTGAGAAGGTAGGTTGCTTCCTGCCTGGGCAGGGTGGTGGGCCTTGGGGCTGACTCCtgtccccccactccaccccaccccacttggGTCCTGCCCTACTCTAGGTGCTGGCTGCTGTCTACAAGGCTCTGAGTGACCACCACATCTACCTGGAAGGCACCTTGCTGAAGCCCAATATGGTCACCCCAGGCCATGCCTGTACCCAGAAATTTTCTAACGAGGAGATTGCCATGGCAACTGTCACTGCGCTGCGCCGCACAGTGCCCCCCGCTGTCCCTGGTGAGACCCATACTCTCATCTTGCCCTCTGGGAGGTAGACAAACTGTATCCACAGTCTTTATGCCTATTGGTCTGATTTCCAGGTCAGCTACTAGGAATCCCTACCAGTCCCCTGGATCTCGGACTACAACCCCTCTCCCCATTTCACCTTTGTTTTACAGGGATCACCTTCCTATCTGGAGGTCAGAGTGAGGAGGAGGCATCCATCAACCTCAATGCAATCAACAAGTGCCCTCTGCAAAAGCCATGGGCCTTGACCTTCTCCTATGGCCGAGCCCTGCAGGCCTCTgctctgaaggcctggggtgggaagaAGGAGAACCTGAAGGCTGCCCAGGAGGAATACGTCAAGCGAGCACTGGTGAGGATGGAgcaggaggtgggcagagggccgGGGTGGATGGGATTCTGAACACAAACCTTACTCTGGCTCCTCTCCCCTCTTAGGCCAACAGCCTCGCCTGCCAAGGAAAGTACACCCCAAGCGgccaggctggggctgcagccagccagTCCCTCTTCATCTCTAACCATGCCTACTAAGCAGAGGTGATCTAAGGCTGCCCGTGAAcactccaggccccgcccccgcccacatTCACTCTTGAAGAGGCCTCATCCCAGGCTCCAGGCTGCTCTTTCCCAGCACTCCTGCCTCCCTTGTGACGTTGGTTGCGTGGTGTTGTCTGTGTATGCCAACTCCAATGCCCTTTCCAGCCCACTGCCAATAAACAACTATTTAAGGGGGCGTTTCTTGTCCGTGTCTGTAGTGTCTGGGTCTGGGGAGGTGGCCGAGTCCAGAGGAAAGAGCTCTTGTTTGATGTTCTTCCTTCCTGGGTAGGGAAATGGTGAAGGGGTCGGGTAGGACTtccctgttttgttttataattgccCAGGGTTTCAAGAGGAGAGCTTGTGAAATTTTCTtcaaccaccagaggctcttaACCCCTTCTACTAGCAGCATCAGATAAGGCTCATAGTTGGGGAGTGTGTGTAACTGCTAGTTGTAGGAGGCTGCAGGCTCAGCCTCTTAGGCCTAGACCTCAAGGGTGCAGAAGGCCCTTGTGACAAAAACAGCCACAGACAACAGCTGAGATTCCCTGAGTCTCTGAGCCAGGCAacatgaaaatgttctgtatgaGTAGGTGTTGTTTTTCCCATTTAAGCTTCAGACTTTATTGCTGGAGATCACACTCTTTCTTGGTGGAAACAAGAATATTAATGCAGCCTGgcgggtgtggttcagtggttgtggGTCGattcatgaaccaagaggtcctcgGTTTGATTCCTGcacagggcacttgcctgggttgggagttcgatccccggtgggggatatgcaggaggcagccggttgatgatgtttttctcctgatgtttctgtctctaaaaaaatcgataaaacatactttctttttttttaagaatattaatGCAGCCCTGCAGGTGTGGGCCCTGCTAGGCTTCAGAGGTGGAGTGTCGatttaggaaccaggaggtcatgtttccattgcaggctcaaaccccctAGGAGCATGcgagaggcagtggatcaatgtttctcatcattggtgtttctaactctctccctgtccctctttgaaatcaataaaaagatatttaaaaaaaaagtattaatgcATAGCTCCTTAATCTACACTGTTGAGCTTGTCAGTCTTCCCATTTTAATAGGAAATGGGATTAGAACTGGCTACTTAGTCTTCTTGGGCTGTGGAACCCCTTGAAGAATCTGGAATCCTCTCCAACACCTCAACAATGCACACACAGACAGAACTCAGGTTCTAGGTTAAGAACTGAGCCTCTAGCTGCTGCATTCCATGGAGGCAGAATGAGGGCCCTGCACTTACCCTGTCATGCCTCGAACCCTTCTCCAATCACTCAGTCTGGGTGCAGCAGCAAATATACCAGATATTCTCAACTGTTGAAGATCCTAGTCATAACCAGGGACCTAATATTCCTGCCACTTCTCAAATTTCCTGATATGGGCCCTTTCCTGTCTGAGCACCtttctagagagaaaaaaaaaaatcgatcTCTCTGGACCTACTAAATCCATGTCGTGATATAGAACTGATTAACCCTAGGACCTTCTGGGAGTTTAAGAACTCGgtcctttccttctctgtctaTGATGCCTAGATAGAAAATCAACACTCTCCTAGTGCCCCTGCAGATTCTGGCCCTCACTCTGTGCCTACCGTCAACTCTGAAACGTCTGAAATAAAGCAAATGAGAACTGAAGGTCAATAGAAGACAGTGAAAAGGACATTCCAAAAGGGAGCAACTTGTACAAGACCAGTTCAAGGACTAGCTGCTTCCTCGGCCTGCAGCAAAAGCGACCAGGGAAGCAGAGGAACTCAAATACCACCTTAGGGAGCTGTGGACTTCTGACGGTGAATTCTGGAAAGCTAAGTGGTAGGTGGAGGCTAAATTAGAACACAGCTTTCCTGGGTTCCAATTTTAACCTTGATTCAAACCCCAAATTCTTAGCGATGCAAAtgtgaacaagttacttaacctctctgagctagtttcctcctttaaaaaaaaaataaaataaaatttgaagacaGAAAGCAACTGAGGGGTGTCAAGGGGACCACTGGAATCAGAGGCCATGTCGGCCGGCATGGCTGGTGGACTTTGTGCCTTTAGCTTCGAGGTCCTCCCCTGCAGAGTCCTCCGTGGCCGTGGAAAGAGGTGGGGCTGAGACTGCTTCGCCCCGTGGAGAGCATTCAGGGGTGCCCTGAGCCCGGCTGTGAGCACGGGCTGCCGGGTGAGCGAGGCGAGTGCCAGCCTCAGGGtgtactgggggaggggggcgaccAACACAGGCCAACAAGGCGTGTAACAGTCCCCGGCGGAGCCGGCCGGGCTCCAGCCTCCTCAACGGAGCCGGGGTGACTCGGCCCCGAGAGCGCACCCCGCGGCCACAGTAACTTCCGGCCGAGGCTGACATCCGGGTCCCGCTCCCCTCCGCCCcggccgggaggcggcggcgagGGCGCGGCGCGGGGGCAGGGTGTGTATGACGCCACATCCGACGCGCGGCGGAACTCGCCTCCTTTGCTTCCGCGGAGGGGCCGGAAGTagaagcggcggcggcggcggcggcccggagcggagggaaggaggaaggcggGGAGCCCCGGAGCCGGAGCCGAAGTCGCAGCGGCGGTAAGGGCCGGGGACCCCCTAGACCACCGACCCCAGCGGGGGCAGCCGGGGCGGTGGGACGTGAGGGGGGCGGGCCAACCTTGGAATCgagctgctccccccccccacacacacaccctggcacCCCCGAGGGACCTTCTCACCGACTCGCTTCGCCTCTCCCAGGAGGGCCCTGTGCGGCGCGGAGGGGCGGCGGCCCCGGCTCGGACCCGCCGGGGTGGGCCATGGCGGAGATCAGCGACCTGGACCGGCAGATCGAGCAGCTGCGGCGCTGCGAGCTCATCAAGGAGAGCGAAGTCAAGGCCCTGTGCGCCAAGGCCCGGTGAGCACCGGCGCGGGAGGGGGCCCCGGCgcgggagggggcggcggccAGGGCCCGGCGAGCAGCCCGGCCGAGAACTTCGGCCTGGCTCGTCCGGGAAACACTCCCAGAGGAGAGCCGACAGGGGCCTCTTCCCGCGGGGAGCAGCCAGGGGGGAAGGCAGACCTGGACAGAGACACCCAAGTGTGGGGTGATGTGTTCAGTGAGGCGGCGAGTGACAGCAAGTACGGAAGACGCGCAGGGAAACacccctactatgtgctggggGAACTGACCTTTGCGGGTAGGCCTTGCAGAGGGAGATGACAAACAGGAACGTCAGCACGAACAGAAGTGCAAGGCAGGAAAGCTGAAGACTCTggattataaaatactttaaattccAGCAACAGCCCTTAAAGTTGGGTAGTATTgcccccgttttacagatgaggactcCTGTTCAGAGTCAGccaagtgagggagggagcctgAAGCCAGTTCTCCGTGTCCTGTGCTTTTCAGGCGCAGAGGGGTCCCCTCGTGTGCAGTTGGGAGCCTAAGACATGGTAGCAAATAGGCCAGAGGAGAATTGAGCACGGCCTGAAGGGAGGCCCAGCTTCGAGTTCTGTGGGAGCAGGATGACCAGGGATTAAAATCCCCGGCTTTGGAATGGCACGGCTGTAGGTTGGAATCTGAGCTTTGCCACGTACTGTCCGTGTTGGTGGTCCCTGAGGTCTCTGAaacgcatttttttttttttccatctgtaaattgggaagAATAGTACTTAGTAAGATGGCTGTGAAGAGTCAGTAAGTGGGTGCTGGGGATGAAGTTAGCATAGTGCTTTGGGACAGTGTGAGTGCTCAACAACCCTGAGGTGTCACTGTTATTACTACGTAGGACGATGGCAATGCTGATATGGACTGAAGTGGTCAGGGAACGTCTAAGAGAAAGTGGCCttgaaagatgaaaataattagGGTAGCtgatgggagcagggccagggagggaggcattCCAAGCAGGATGAGAGTAAGATTGGAGGCCCTGAGGTGTGTGGGCAAGTGAGGAGACCAGTTACCTGCCTCCTCTGAGGTGCTATTTGACTGTGGCTTCCACCAAGCTGGAGACTTGTGAGAACAGagccagcctggccggtgtggctcagtggttgagcactggcctatgaaccaggaggtcacgttttgtTGCCTGGGtggggaacatgcctgggttgaggacttgatccccagaaggggacgtgcagcaggcagccagtcaatgattctttctcttcattgacgtttctatctccctctccctccctctctgaaatgaataaaaatctatttaaaaaggacagagaaaagagCCAGCAGAATTACCCTACATTTACTGAATAACAGAAGCACGATTAGCCGGGCTTTGTACTGGCAAAGAATTATATCCACTTCCTCCCCACAGCAATCTTGTGAGGCTGGAATTGTTTGCTCCGTTTTACAGAACGGCGGCTGTGACTCCTGGAGGCACAGTGACTTGACTAAGATCCCCCAGAGAgagagtggcagagctgggttccGAGCCTGTGGCCGACAGGCTCTTTGcctggctccctcccaccccagacaCTCTAGCCCCCAGACAGGGCCTGTGTGGGTTTGGTGAACAGGCAAGGCCCCTTTTTAAATGCTTGTTTGTGGCTCTTCCATGTTTTGTCCGCTTCCTCTGTCTTGATGGCATTTTTAGGAATTTAAACCAATTGCTGCCTGGCACCATTCTTTTTCCCATATGTCTTCTCTGCCCCCGTAGGACCTGGATCATTTTGGTGGTGGTGATAGCTAAAGCTTGGGAAGCATGGTGGAGTTTGCGGACTAACAGAGAAGTTATATATTCAGTCACCGTTGTGTTTTGCAGCAGCCCTACGGAATAGGCAGGGCAGGAGCGGGTATTTCACCGAAGAGAAATCTGAGTCCTAGAGAAGATAATGTCTTGCCCACATTCTGACAGATGGTGGGAGGGGAGGTTGGTTTTGCATCCAGGTCTTTTACTGCGCTCCATGCTCATGGACAGCCAGGCAGAGACAGACTGTGAGAGGCAGCAGAGCTCAGAGGACTGAGGGGTGGCAAGGTCATGTGCAGCTGAAACTGAGACAGAGCTAGGAGGTATTAGGCTTGAGTTGGCCAGTATTATCCCAGGCCCAGTCTGAAGGAGGGCCAGTTCTGGCACCGTGGCCTCCTGGGACCCACCAGAGACCCAGGCCAAGGCTGGTAGTGTTGACAGCTTGGGCTTGCTCAGAGTATACAGACTCGAACTCCGGGAATTACAGAGGCCTGAAGTGTGTGAGCTGAACTTGCTCTTATTAAAAAGTCAGCATATTCGAAGAGCAGGGGATTTTGAATCAGGTGGTCTTCAGTACGAATTCCATTGCTGAACAGTATGACCCTGGtcaagtcacttgacctctccAAGTCTTTGAAATCATCATGAAACTCAAATGAGATTCTTCATATCCAGAGGCAGGCCCTGGCATTTTGGTGAGCGCTTATAAAGGCAGCGTTAGCTGGGAAGTAAAGGTGAGCAGGTGCGATCCCTGAGAGGGCTGGTGATGTGCTGCTGGTGAAGAGACGGGGTCAGAGGCCGGATCTCGATTCCAGACCATGCTGGGGTCCTCCTGGCACTGAGGTGACGTTTTGACCCGGAGTCTGGGAGAGGCTGGCATAAATTCTCAGGAAGTTGGGCTCCTCGATTCCAGTTCAGACACTCtccagctttgtgaccttggtcCTGCCCCTTTTTTCTGAGCCTCGGTTGTTTACCTGCCAGATGGGGATGAAAAGAAGCTCCCCCAGTCAGTTGGAAAGGCCATTATAAGCAGTTGATGAGGAACGATTTTCAACACGAGATGCAATACAGGTTGGAGATCCTGGTTGCTGCAGGGCCCCCAGACTACAGCCAGTGCCTCTCCCTCCCATTCCTAGAAAGCAAAGCACACCTCCTTGGAGCTGCCTTTGTCATGCAGCGTGCCCTGAGGGACCTATAGGAAACCCGGAGTCGGGAGACTGTCAGTCAGGGCTGAGCAAGTCCTGGGCCACTTCGGAGTGGCTTGATGAAAGCACTCAGACCCTGGAGCCAGGTTGCTTTGGTTCAAGTCCCACCTGTATGACTTCAAccattttcttcatctgagaaGTGGGAGCCATCACAGTGCCTGCCTTTGAGGGCAGTGCTTTGATTGCATGCGGCATCCATGCAAAGCTCATACTAGAGACCTGGCGTGTGGTGTGAACTGGAATGTTCACCGCTGCTATTATCATCAAGGATGAAATCTGGAAATCTGGTTCTAAAATTGGGTGTCTGAGCCTGACAGTGGTTTCATGTCATGTTCACTCACTTATGTCAGACTGCATtgcaaggaaagaagaaagaatgaagTCCTCACTTTCTCTaactaaataatgaaaaaaagcaacaacacatCACTTTGAAGATCACTTTGGTGACTGGCCTGCCCAGGGCAAGCCCCGGGTGCCCTTAGACAGCCTGGGAGAAGGCCCCTGTGAGGGGTGGAGAGGGCTGTAGGAGCTCCGCCAAGGGCACAGCCTTGCAGCAAGCGCTCCAGGCTGAGCGAGCAGTGCAGGGAGCAGAGGGCTCTGTGCAGAGATCTGTTTTCTGGGAGTGCGGGATGCATGAGAGGAAGCGGTGGAGGGTGAGGGTTGGGAGGTCAAGGCTGGGACAGGCACAGCCGAGCGGGGAAGGCTTTGAAAGCTAGAACAAGAGTTCAGGCTTTGGCTTGTGGGCAGTGAGGGAACCACGGAGGGTATTGAGCAGTGAGGGCTGTGGTCAGCCTTTCCTGGGGAAATTGCACACCTCACTCCTGCCCTGTAGAGGTTCAAGGACTGCCGcatatcctcccctcccccccaaaaaaagatcaggaattgggctgggctggcctggctgtGGTGACCCTGTTCTTCTGTCTCCAGAGAGATCCTGGTAGAGGAGAGCAACGTGCAGAGGGTGGACTCGCCAGTCACAGTGAGTACCCTCTGTCCCTCCGAAGCCTAGCGTGGTTTTTTAGGCATATAGACATTCGCTGTGGTCTTGTGGGCTCCCTCATCCCTGGGAGCCCCATCTTCAAGGCCCCCCGCTATAAGAAATGGAAGTTCCAGGAAGGGTCTTTTGATTTGTTGGAGAGATGCTCTTGGCCAGGGCAGAAGGACCCTTAATTTGGTAAGTGATTCTATTCCACATGTTTCTATATGTTCTTTGTTGTCAGGAACTTCATTCTGGGTACCTTGAGGGGAGCAGGGAAAGCAGGGGCCAGGTCCTGCAGGAGCCGCACGTCTGAAAAGACGTGGCTCTAGCTCTTGCCCAGAGAATAGTTGGCATTCACTGTGGGATGGAGGTTGATTCCAGACCAGGCTAacttgggggggggagaggaggtttGGGCCCTGAGAAGCAGAGAGTGGTAATTTGAAGATATCCCCTGGGAGCAGAGGCTTTTAGATGGTGAGTCCCAcacaccttctcccttcccaggTATGCGGTGACATTCACGGACAATTCTATGACCTCAAGGAGCTGTTCAGAGTGAGTGTGGGTCAGCACTGGGGAAGGTGACCTGGAGGGGACTGGAAGGCCCCTTTGAGAGGGAAAGCTTTGAATGTGGTGAGTGGAGTGGGGGCGAGAGGCCTCTGGTTAGGTGGGCCCTTTGTGAAAGAAGGGCTTCCACTTGACTGAGTAGGGGACAGTTTAggaccttctccctccccccaggtgggTGGCGACGTCCCTGAGACCAACTACCTCTTCATGGGGGACTTTGTGGATCGTGGTTTCTACAGCGTTGAAACGTTCCTCCTGCTGCTGGCACTTAAGGTG is a genomic window of Eptesicus fuscus isolate TK198812 chromosome 4, DD_ASM_mEF_20220401, whole genome shotgun sequence containing:
- the ALDOA gene encoding fructose-bisphosphate aldolase A isoform X2, whose protein sequence is MPYQYPALTTEQKKELSDIAHRIVAPGKGILAADESTGSIAKRLQSIGTENTEENRRFYRQLLLTADDRVNPCIGGVILFHETLYQKADDGRPFPQVIKSKGGVVGIKVDKGVVPLAGTNGETTTQGLDGLSERCAQYKKDGADFAKWRCVLKIGEHTPSALAIMENANVLARYASICQQNGIVPIVEPEILPDGDHDLKRCQYVTEKVLAAVYKALSDHHIYLEGTLLKPNMVTPGHACTQKFSNEEIAMATVTALRRTVPPAVPGITFLSGGQSEEEASINLNAINKCPLQKPWALTFSYGRALQASALKAWGGKKENLKAAQEEYVKRALANSLACQGKYTPSGQAGAAASQSLFISNHAY